The proteins below are encoded in one region of Scylla paramamosain isolate STU-SP2022 chromosome 8, ASM3559412v1, whole genome shotgun sequence:
- the LOC135102669 gene encoding ubiquitin carboxyl-terminal hydrolase isozyme L5-like — MVVSDAGNWCLIESDPGVFTDLVQKFGVKGVQVEEIWSLDEESFSSLKPVHGLIFLFKWQQEEQPSGSVVQDNRLDKIFFAKQMINNACATQAILSVLLNTKHQDIQLGSTLSEFREFTQTFDAHMKGLALSNSDTIRNVHNSFARQTLFEFDKQQPSEDEDVFHFVGYIPIEGRLYELDGLKDGPIDLGPISPNTDWLSVVQPVIQRRIQKYSEGEIHFNLMAIVSDRKMVIEKKIAQLQKEMEESGMDTSSHEEELAQLRASLETEENKRARWRVENIRRKHNYLPLIVNMMKILAEEGKLLPIYHTAREKAKAREKAKVRHDKAKDKNKEKSGV; from the exons gTGTGAAAGGTGTGCAAGTGGAAGAGATATGGAGTTTAGATGAAGAGTCATTTTCATCACTGAA ACCTGTCCACGGCCTCATCTTCCTGTTCAAGTGGCAGCAGGAAGAGCAGCCATCAGGTTCTGTCGTTCAGGACAACCGACTTGACAAAATATTCTTTGCCAAGCAG ATGATAAACAATGCGTGTGCCACCCAGGCCATCCTGTCAGTGCTGCTGAACACAAAGCACCAGGACATTCAGCTGGGCAGCACCCTCAGTGAGTTCAGGGAGTTCACACAGACTTTTGACGCCCACATGAAGGGACTTGCTCTGTCCAACTCAGACACCATTCGTAATGTTCATAACTCCTTTGCGAG GCAAACTTTATTTGAGTTTGACAAGCAGCAACCCTCTGAGGATGAGGACGTGTTTCATTTTGTCGGGTACATCCCCATCGAGGGCCGCCTGTATGAGCTGGACGGCCTGAAGGACGGACCCATCGACCTGGGGCCTATCTCCCCCAACACTGACTGGCTTAGCGTGGTGCAGCCTGTCATCCAGCGCAGGATTCAGAA GTACAGCGAGGGTGAAATCCATTTTAACCTCATGGCCATTGTGAGTGATCGTAAGATGGTCATAGAAAAGAAGATTGCACAACTccagaaggaaatggaa GAGAGTGGAATGGATACATCTAGTCATGAGGAAGAGTTGGCACAGCTGCGAGCTTCTCTGGAGACTGAGGAGAACAAGAGGGCTCGGTGGAGAGTTGAAAACATCCGCCGGAAACATAATTACTTGCCTCTCATTGTTAATATGATGAAGATTCTAGCCGAGGAAGGGAAGCTGCTGCCAATCTATCACACTGCACGAGAGAAGGCAAAAGCACGTGAGAAGGCAAAAGTGCGTCATGATAAAGCCAAAgacaagaataaagagaagagtggAGTATGA